In a genomic window of Sinorhizobium meliloti:
- a CDS encoding thiamine phosphate synthase, with product MKLDPFYLIVDSAQWIERLVPLGVRLVQLRIKDRNAEDIRRQLRVARAVCAAHECQLIVNDYWQLAIAEGCDFIHLGQEDLAEADLAAIRAAGLKLGVSTHDEAELANALAAEPDYVALGPIYPTILKKMKWAPQGLERLSWWRERVHPLPLVAIGGLNTERIEGAFAHGADSAAVVTDITLNADPEGRTREWIRKTEAWR from the coding sequence GTGAAGCTCGATCCCTTTTATCTCATCGTCGACAGCGCCCAATGGATCGAACGGCTGGTGCCGCTCGGCGTCAGGCTCGTCCAGCTCCGCATCAAGGACCGGAACGCGGAAGACATCCGCCGCCAGCTACGGGTCGCCAGGGCAGTCTGCGCCGCCCATGAATGCCAGCTGATCGTCAACGACTACTGGCAGCTGGCGATAGCGGAAGGTTGCGATTTCATCCATCTGGGTCAGGAGGATCTGGCGGAGGCCGATCTTGCCGCCATCCGTGCCGCAGGGCTCAAGCTCGGCGTCAGCACCCATGACGAGGCGGAACTGGCAAACGCGCTCGCAGCCGAACCGGACTACGTCGCGCTCGGACCCATCTATCCGACGATCCTCAAGAAGATGAAGTGGGCGCCCCAGGGGCTGGAGCGGCTTTCATGGTGGCGCGAGCGCGTTCACCCGCTCCCGCTCGTCGCCATCGGCGGCCTCAATACGGAGCGGATCGAAGGCGCCTTCGCGCACGGCGCCGACAGCGCCGCCGTGGTGACGGACATCACGCTGAATGCCGATCCGGAAGGAAGGACAAGGGAGTGGATACGGAAGACGGAGGCGTGGAGATAG
- a CDS encoding ABC transporter permease — MSSEQSKSAAAPVLPGPWGIRETAIKYGFLMLLAGMVLYFSLVTGGFASPQSAVFILQSVSITGILALGVTATLVVGGFDLSIGSVATTAMMASSYVMVVMGGDALTAALVCLAVGALVGLINGFIIVYMRVPDLLATLGMMFLLLGLQRIPTEGRSIAAGMTLPDGSVATGTFSPAFLALGRHRFDLVLPNLLPVSVVVLVVLAVAIWFFLEYTRFGRIMYAVGSNERAAALAGAPVNAYKISAYVISGVFASIGGILLAARLGRGDIASGNNLLLDAVAAALIGFAVLGAAKPNAFGTAVGALFVGILLQGLTMMNAPYYTQDFIKGAVLVVALIFTFALSKRGKR; from the coding sequence ATGAGCAGTGAACAGAGCAAATCCGCCGCGGCCCCCGTGCTTCCGGGCCCGTGGGGCATCAGGGAAACCGCGATCAAGTACGGCTTCCTCATGCTGCTCGCCGGCATGGTTCTTTATTTCTCGCTCGTAACCGGAGGTTTTGCCTCCCCTCAAAGCGCCGTCTTCATTTTGCAATCCGTGTCGATCACCGGCATTCTGGCCCTCGGCGTGACGGCGACGCTTGTCGTCGGGGGGTTCGACCTGTCCATAGGCTCGGTCGCCACCACGGCGATGATGGCTTCCTCCTATGTCATGGTGGTGATGGGGGGTGACGCGCTTACGGCGGCGCTCGTCTGCCTTGCCGTCGGCGCGCTCGTCGGCCTGATCAACGGCTTCATCATCGTCTACATGCGCGTTCCGGACCTTCTGGCTACCCTCGGCATGATGTTCCTGCTGCTCGGCCTTCAGCGCATCCCGACCGAGGGCCGATCGATTGCCGCGGGCATGACGCTGCCCGACGGTTCGGTCGCGACCGGCACTTTCAGTCCGGCTTTCCTGGCGCTCGGGCGCCACCGCTTCGATCTCGTCCTGCCGAACCTCTTGCCGGTCTCGGTCGTGGTGCTCGTGGTGCTCGCCGTGGCGATCTGGTTCTTCCTCGAATACACCCGCTTCGGCCGCATAATGTATGCGGTCGGATCCAACGAGCGCGCGGCCGCGCTCGCGGGGGCGCCGGTCAATGCCTACAAGATCTCGGCCTACGTCATTTCCGGCGTCTTCGCCTCTATCGGCGGCATACTGCTCGCAGCACGCCTCGGCCGCGGCGATATCGCTTCCGGAAACAATTTGCTGCTCGACGCCGTCGCCGCCGCGCTGATCGGTTTTGCCGTGCTGGGCGCGGCCAAGCCGAACGCTTTCGGTACGGCCGTCGGCGCGCTTTTCGTCGGCATCCTCCTGCAGGGTCTGACGATGATGAATGCGCCATACTACACGCAGGATTTCATCAAGGGCGCGGTGCTCGTCGTCGCCCTGATCTTTACCTTTGCGCTCTCGAAAAGAGGCAAACGCTGA
- the thiO gene encoding glycine oxidase ThiO → MRVLIRGAGVAGLTAAHELLGRGAAVTIMENAAGFTGAASWYAGGMLAPWCERESAEETVLRLGIGAADWWEATLPAGSVHRNGTLVVAQPRDGAELKRFASRTSGFRSLEAEEIAALEPALAGRFRQALFFPQEAHLDPRRALSALRQGLMARGAVFAGEDMDDRDFALTVDCTGASRIGEIDGLRGVRGEMTNLQTDEVTLSRPVRMLHPRIPLYIVPRGGGLFMCGATMIESDDAGPITTRSLMELLNAAYALHPAFAEARLVETGTGVRPAFADNLPRVLRRANRITVNGLYRHGFLLSPAMAGEVAALALGEENLRGDIR, encoded by the coding sequence ATGCGCGTGCTGATCAGAGGGGCCGGCGTCGCCGGCCTCACCGCCGCTCATGAACTTCTCGGGCGCGGCGCCGCAGTGACGATCATGGAAAATGCCGCCGGCTTTACCGGGGCCGCTTCCTGGTATGCGGGCGGCATGCTCGCTCCCTGGTGCGAGCGCGAAAGCGCCGAGGAAACCGTCCTGAGGCTGGGGATCGGCGCCGCCGACTGGTGGGAAGCCACGCTCCCTGCCGGTTCCGTGCATCGCAACGGCACGCTCGTCGTCGCGCAACCCCGTGACGGAGCCGAACTCAAGCGCTTCGCCTCCCGCACCTCCGGCTTCCGCTCGCTCGAGGCGGAGGAGATCGCAGCGCTGGAGCCGGCACTCGCCGGCCGTTTCCGGCAGGCGCTGTTCTTTCCGCAGGAGGCGCATCTCGACCCGCGCCGGGCACTCTCGGCGCTCCGGCAAGGGCTGATGGCACGCGGCGCGGTATTCGCCGGCGAGGACATGGACGATCGCGATTTCGCGCTCACCGTCGATTGCACCGGCGCGTCCAGGATCGGCGAGATCGACGGGCTACGCGGGGTGCGCGGCGAGATGACCAATCTGCAGACGGACGAAGTGACGCTCTCGCGCCCCGTGCGCATGCTGCATCCCCGCATCCCGCTCTATATCGTGCCGCGCGGTGGCGGGCTCTTCATGTGTGGCGCGACAATGATCGAGAGCGACGACGCCGGCCCGATCACCACCCGCTCGCTGATGGAACTGCTGAACGCCGCCTATGCGCTCCATCCGGCTTTCGCCGAAGCGCGCCTGGTCGAGACCGGCACGGGCGTACGCCCCGCTTTCGCCGACAACCTGCCGCGGGTCCTGCGGCGCGCAAACAGGATTACCGTCAACGGCCTCTATCGGCACGGCTTTCTTCTCTCCCCGGCCATGGCCGGGGAGGTGGCGGCATTGGCCCTTGGCGAAGAGAATCTTAGAGGAGATATCCGATGA
- a CDS encoding sugar ABC transporter ATP-binding protein translates to MSGQAVFRIEGVRKSFGLVQVLQGVDLDLKAGAVTILMGANGAGKSTLVRILSGVYARDAGAITLADAAFEPVTPAEAIRAGVVTVHQNINDGVVADLDVATNLTFDRLNGRGSRFFFNPRRVRREAAAVAAHMGLSIDLAANVNDLTLADRQMVAIARAMSHEPKVLILDEPTSSLSSAEADRLFDLVDRLKARGVAILYISHRMSDIRRLADRIVSLRDGRITGRFDGPDLDYEGAVDAMLGRKVSAGKIAVHKAGGPIFKVRGLKLSDHARPFDFDLLDGEIVAVTGLVGVGKTALAETLFGARSPVAGEMTLDGLRYAPTTTGQAIARGVFLVAKDRAESGIVPDFNIYENISLPFLSRLSRFGISSRRAERAKARGQITSLGVICRNERDEMQTLSGGNQQKVMVGRWLCEPSRLLILDEPFQGVDIAARRDIGNKLRISAAGRSTILFLTELDEAFEVADRILVMSEQAIVGEHRNTEVDVERLLSEIAGQSHQQVMHHEQ, encoded by the coding sequence ATGAGCGGACAGGCAGTGTTTCGCATCGAGGGCGTGCGCAAATCCTTTGGACTCGTGCAGGTCCTTCAGGGGGTGGATCTCGATCTGAAGGCCGGCGCGGTAACGATTTTGATGGGCGCCAATGGCGCCGGAAAATCGACCCTCGTGCGCATTCTCTCCGGCGTCTATGCGCGCGACGCCGGCGCGATCACGCTTGCGGATGCAGCTTTCGAGCCGGTGACGCCTGCCGAGGCGATCCGCGCCGGCGTCGTCACCGTGCACCAGAACATCAACGACGGGGTCGTCGCCGACCTCGATGTCGCAACCAATCTGACGTTCGACCGGCTGAACGGGCGTGGCTCGCGGTTCTTCTTCAATCCGCGGCGCGTCCGGCGCGAGGCGGCCGCGGTCGCCGCCCATATGGGGCTCTCCATCGATCTTGCCGCCAACGTCAACGACCTGACCCTTGCCGACCGGCAGATGGTGGCGATTGCCCGGGCGATGTCGCATGAGCCGAAGGTGCTTATCCTCGACGAGCCGACGTCTTCCCTCTCGAGCGCCGAAGCGGACCGCCTCTTCGATCTGGTCGACCGGCTGAAGGCACGCGGCGTCGCCATTCTCTATATCTCGCACCGCATGTCGGATATCCGCCGTCTCGCCGACCGCATCGTCTCGCTTCGCGATGGCCGGATCACGGGCCGTTTCGACGGGCCCGACCTCGACTACGAGGGCGCCGTCGACGCGATGCTGGGCCGCAAGGTTTCGGCCGGCAAAATCGCGGTGCACAAGGCCGGCGGGCCGATCTTCAAGGTGCGCGGCCTGAAGCTCTCCGACCATGCGCGGCCTTTCGATTTCGATCTCCTCGACGGCGAGATCGTCGCGGTCACCGGCCTGGTTGGGGTCGGCAAGACGGCGCTTGCCGAAACGCTGTTTGGTGCGCGCTCCCCGGTGGCCGGCGAAATGACCCTTGACGGCCTACGCTATGCGCCGACGACAACCGGTCAGGCGATTGCGCGCGGCGTTTTCCTCGTTGCGAAGGATCGCGCCGAAAGCGGTATCGTGCCAGATTTCAACATCTACGAGAACATCAGCCTGCCGTTTCTGAGCAGGCTCTCCCGCTTCGGCATATCGAGCCGCAGGGCCGAAAGGGCGAAGGCGCGCGGGCAGATCACCTCGCTCGGCGTCATCTGCCGAAACGAACGCGACGAGATGCAGACACTTTCGGGCGGAAACCAGCAGAAGGTGATGGTAGGGCGCTGGCTCTGCGAGCCTTCGCGATTGCTCATCCTCGACGAGCCGTTCCAGGGCGTCGACATCGCCGCGCGCCGGGACATCGGCAACAAGCTGCGCATCTCGGCCGCGGGCCGTTCCACCATCCTCTTCCTGACCGAACTCGACGAAGCGTTCGAGGTCGCCGACCGCATCCTTGTCATGTCGGAGCAGGCCATCGTCGGCGAACATCGGAACACTGAAGTCGATGTCGAGCGCCTGCTGTCGGAGATCGCCGGTCAATCCCATCAGCAGGTCATGCATCATGAGCAGTGA
- a CDS encoding substrate-binding domain-containing protein: MDVTRRTLGRWTLALMGAAAFGVPSLAADMPKPFDKPGDVKIALVRYLSTGDFFQSYLAGVEAQAKALGVQLQIFDSRQDAALQADMVDQAIALGVDGIIIQHGLTESMKEAAQRAVDAGIKVVAFDVNVENEKIPQIEQSDRDLARLALEQAIKDNGESFKAGYVYVAGIAPLDRRDETWKEFKTKYSGIEEAAQFGTMDNPIANSVANQARSVISANPDITVMFAPYDEFAKGVKIAVDEAGLSSSVKIYSADISTSDIAAMREAGSAWVATAATNPAVVGQVSVRSLAMLLAGEDPGRQVIVPPTLITQKDLSDQDIKNMEELGVKLPQFAHADVAMPAWMPKP, translated from the coding sequence ATGGACGTAACTCGCAGAACCCTGGGCAGATGGACGCTCGCGCTTATGGGCGCGGCTGCCTTCGGCGTACCGTCCCTTGCCGCCGACATGCCGAAGCCGTTCGACAAGCCCGGCGACGTGAAGATCGCGCTCGTGCGTTACCTTTCGACCGGCGACTTCTTTCAGTCCTATCTCGCGGGCGTCGAAGCGCAGGCCAAGGCGCTCGGGGTGCAGCTTCAGATCTTCGACAGCCGTCAGGACGCCGCGCTCCAGGCCGATATGGTCGATCAGGCGATAGCGCTCGGAGTGGATGGCATCATCATCCAGCACGGCCTGACCGAATCCATGAAGGAAGCTGCACAGCGCGCGGTCGATGCCGGCATCAAGGTCGTCGCCTTCGACGTGAATGTCGAGAACGAGAAGATCCCGCAGATCGAACAGTCCGACCGCGACCTCGCCCGCCTCGCCCTCGAACAGGCGATCAAAGATAACGGCGAGAGCTTCAAGGCGGGTTACGTCTACGTCGCCGGGATCGCGCCGCTCGACCGCCGCGACGAGACCTGGAAGGAATTCAAGACGAAATATTCCGGCATCGAGGAAGCTGCCCAGTTCGGCACGATGGACAACCCGATCGCAAATTCCGTCGCCAACCAGGCCCGTTCCGTGATTTCAGCCAACCCGGACATCACGGTGATGTTCGCCCCCTATGACGAATTCGCCAAGGGTGTGAAGATCGCGGTCGACGAGGCGGGCCTCTCCTCCAGCGTGAAGATCTACTCGGCCGACATCTCGACCTCGGACATCGCCGCCATGCGGGAGGCGGGCTCGGCCTGGGTGGCGACCGCCGCGACGAATCCCGCCGTCGTCGGCCAGGTCTCGGTGCGTTCGCTTGCCATGCTGCTTGCCGGCGAGGATCCCGGCCGTCAGGTGATCGTGCCGCCGACGCTGATCACCCAGAAGGATCTGAGCGATCAGGACATCAAGAACATGGAAGAACTCGGCGTGAAGCTGCCGCAATTCGCTCATGCCGACGTCGCCATGCCGGCCTGGATGCCGAAGCCCTGA
- the thiS gene encoding sulfur carrier protein ThiS: MKLTVNGEEHELLAATLAEVLQRLDFEGDWLATAVNGELVQKADRSSYRLQDSDRIEILSPMQGG, translated from the coding sequence ATGAAGCTGACCGTCAATGGCGAGGAACACGAGCTTCTGGCCGCTACACTCGCCGAGGTCTTGCAGCGCCTCGATTTCGAAGGCGACTGGCTGGCGACCGCCGTCAACGGCGAACTGGTCCAGAAGGCAGACCGATCCAGCTACCGGCTGCAGGACAGCGACCGGATCGAGATTCTGTCGCCGATGCAGGGAGGCTGA
- the dctD gene encoding C4-dicarboxylate transport transcriptional regulatory protein DctD, with translation MSAAPSVFLIDDDRDLRKAMQQTLELAGFTVSSFASATEALSELSADFAGVVISDIRMPGMDGLALFRKVLSLDPDLPMILVTGHGDIPMAVQAIQDGVYDFIAKPFAADRLVQSARRAEEKRRLVMENRALRRAAEAASEGLPLIGQTPAMERLRQTLKHIADTDVDVLVAGETGSGKEVVATLLHQWSRRRTGNFVALNCGALPETVIESELFGHEPGAFTGAVKKRVGRIEHANGGTLFLDEIEAMPPATQVKMLRVLEAREITPLGTNLTRPVDIRVVAAAKVDLGDPAARGDFREDLYYRLNVVTLSIPPLRERRDDIPLLFSHFLARASERFGRDVPAISAAMRAYLATHSWPGNVRELSHFAERVALGVEGNLGAPAAAPALSGATLPERLERYEADILKQALTAHRGDVKETLQALGIPRKTFYDKLQRHGINRADFIDRAGAKSGDA, from the coding sequence ATGAGCGCCGCCCCATCCGTGTTCCTGATCGATGACGACCGCGATCTGCGCAAGGCGATGCAGCAGACGCTCGAGCTTGCGGGCTTCACCGTTTCGTCCTTTGCCAGCGCGACGGAGGCGCTCTCCGAACTTTCCGCCGACTTCGCGGGCGTCGTCATCAGCGATATCCGCATGCCGGGCATGGACGGGCTCGCCCTTTTCCGCAAGGTTCTGTCGCTCGATCCCGACCTGCCGATGATCCTTGTCACGGGACACGGCGACATACCGATGGCGGTGCAGGCGATCCAGGACGGCGTCTATGACTTCATCGCCAAGCCGTTTGCCGCCGACCGTCTTGTCCAGAGCGCCCGGCGCGCAGAGGAGAAACGGCGGCTCGTCATGGAGAACCGGGCGCTGCGCCGCGCGGCCGAAGCCGCCTCCGAAGGCCTGCCGCTGATCGGCCAGACGCCGGCCATGGAGCGGCTTCGCCAGACCTTGAAACACATCGCCGACACCGATGTCGATGTGCTGGTCGCCGGCGAGACGGGCAGCGGCAAGGAGGTCGTCGCCACGCTGCTGCACCAATGGAGCCGGCGCAGAACCGGCAATTTCGTCGCACTGAATTGCGGCGCTCTGCCGGAAACGGTCATCGAAAGCGAGCTCTTCGGCCACGAGCCCGGCGCCTTTACCGGCGCCGTCAAGAAGCGGGTCGGCAGGATCGAGCATGCGAACGGCGGCACCCTCTTCCTCGACGAGATCGAGGCGATGCCGCCGGCAACCCAGGTGAAGATGCTGCGCGTGCTGGAAGCACGCGAGATTACCCCACTCGGCACCAACCTGACCCGTCCCGTCGACATCCGCGTCGTCGCCGCAGCCAAGGTCGACCTCGGCGATCCGGCCGCGCGCGGCGATTTCCGCGAGGATCTCTATTACCGGCTGAATGTCGTGACGCTCTCGATCCCGCCCTTGCGCGAACGGCGCGACGACATCCCCCTCCTCTTCTCCCATTTCCTGGCCCGCGCCTCGGAGCGCTTCGGCCGCGACGTGCCCGCGATCTCGGCTGCCATGCGCGCCTACCTGGCCACGCATTCCTGGCCGGGCAATGTGCGCGAGCTTTCGCACTTCGCCGAACGGGTCGCGCTGGGGGTGGAGGGCAACCTGGGAGCTCCGGCCGCAGCGCCCGCCTTAAGCGGAGCAACCCTGCCGGAAAGATTGGAACGCTACGAGGCCGATATCCTCAAGCAGGCCCTCACGGCGCACCGCGGCGACGTCAAGGAGACCCTGCAGGCCCTCGGCATCCCCCGCAAGACTTTTTACGACAAGCTGCAGCGACATGGGATCAACCGGGCGGATTTTATCGACCGGGCAGGCGCGAAGAGTGGCGACGCGTAG
- a CDS encoding sugar-binding transcriptional regulator, which produces MPIRANDQIIHKAAWLYYTHGLRQDEVAHRLEISRASIAMYLRKAREMGIVTITTSTELFSDDVLARELEDAAGLTSVWIVPEDRQAMDPAVEMPVVAASVFLELINKGDRIGVAWGRTVYHIADVMPFADLRGVSVVQLCGNLGAPYSYRPDQCTTEIARRLNAEGINFYAPLVLSSERLAEELRREPVIREQLATISDCKLALYSVGGIEEDSHLVKCGALSAKDMHAMGKKGAAGVIAGQLIDLDGQWMDCAHNRRCISADLDSIRAIRKRMLVVQEDSKFEPLVAALKGGFASHLIVTASMARRIMDRWSRDR; this is translated from the coding sequence ATGCCGATCCGCGCCAACGATCAGATCATCCACAAGGCCGCCTGGCTCTACTATACGCATGGCCTGCGCCAGGATGAAGTCGCCCACCGGCTGGAAATCTCGCGTGCTTCCATCGCCATGTATCTGCGCAAGGCGCGCGAGATGGGTATCGTCACCATCACCACATCTACGGAGCTCTTCTCCGACGACGTCCTTGCCCGCGAGCTGGAGGACGCCGCGGGACTGACGAGCGTCTGGATCGTCCCCGAGGACCGGCAGGCCATGGACCCGGCCGTCGAGATGCCCGTGGTGGCGGCCTCGGTTTTCCTGGAGCTCATCAACAAGGGCGACAGGATAGGGGTCGCCTGGGGCCGCACCGTGTATCACATAGCGGACGTCATGCCGTTTGCCGATCTTCGCGGCGTGTCGGTCGTGCAACTCTGCGGCAATCTCGGCGCTCCCTACTCCTACCGCCCGGATCAGTGCACGACGGAAATCGCCCGTCGTCTCAATGCCGAAGGCATCAATTTTTATGCCCCCCTCGTCCTCTCATCCGAGCGGCTTGCCGAGGAGTTGCGCCGCGAGCCCGTCATCCGGGAGCAACTTGCCACGATTTCGGACTGCAAGCTCGCGCTCTACTCCGTCGGGGGCATCGAGGAGGACAGCCACCTCGTCAAATGCGGTGCCCTTTCGGCGAAAGACATGCATGCAATGGGCAAAAAGGGGGCAGCCGGCGTCATCGCCGGACAACTGATCGATCTCGACGGTCAGTGGATGGACTGCGCGCATAATCGGCGCTGCATCTCGGCAGACCTCGACTCCATCCGCGCGATCCGGAAGCGCATGCTGGTGGTGCAGGAGGACAGCAAATTCGAGCCGCTGGTGGCGGCTCTGAAGGGCGGGTTTGCTTCGCATCTCATCGTCACCGCCTCGATGGCGCGGCGGATCATGGACCGCTGGAGCCGCGATCGTTGA
- a CDS encoding thiazole synthase, whose translation MPLFYGTEIRSRLLLGTARYPSPAVLAEAVRRSGTDIVTVSLRRETAGGRQGGAFFELIRELGVRVLPNTAGCHSVSEAVLTAKMAREVFGTSWIKLEVIGHQDTLQPDVFGLVEGARILTGEGFQVFPYTTDDLVVAERLLEAGCRVLMPWCAPIGSAMGPQNVQGLRAMRSEFSDVPLIVDAGIGRPSHATTVMELGYDAVLLNTAVAGAADPAAMAEAFAKAIDAGHAAHGAGMLEPRDMAVPSTPVIGKAVFS comes from the coding sequence ATGCCGCTATTCTATGGAACAGAAATCCGGTCGAGACTGCTGCTCGGAACCGCCCGCTATCCCTCGCCGGCCGTGCTCGCCGAGGCGGTGCGGCGGTCGGGCACCGATATCGTCACGGTCTCGCTCCGCCGCGAGACGGCCGGCGGGCGGCAGGGCGGCGCCTTCTTCGAGCTGATCCGCGAACTCGGCGTGCGCGTGCTGCCGAACACGGCCGGCTGCCATTCAGTCTCGGAGGCGGTGCTGACCGCGAAGATGGCACGCGAGGTTTTCGGCACGAGCTGGATCAAGCTCGAAGTGATCGGCCACCAGGACACATTGCAGCCGGACGTCTTCGGCCTCGTCGAGGGGGCCCGCATCCTCACCGGGGAAGGTTTCCAGGTCTTCCCCTATACGACGGACGACCTCGTCGTCGCCGAAAGGCTGCTGGAGGCGGGCTGCCGGGTGCTGATGCCCTGGTGCGCGCCGATCGGCAGCGCCATGGGACCGCAGAACGTGCAGGGCTTGCGCGCCATGCGCTCGGAATTTTCCGACGTGCCGCTGATCGTCGACGCCGGCATCGGCCGCCCGTCACATGCGACAACCGTGATGGAGCTCGGCTACGACGCGGTCCTGCTCAACACCGCCGTTGCCGGCGCTGCCGATCCCGCCGCCATGGCCGAAGCCTTCGCCAAGGCAATCGATGCCGGGCACGCGGCTCACGGCGCCGGCATGCTCGAGCCGCGCGACATGGCCGTCCCGTCCACCCCCGTCATCGGAAAGGCAGTCTTCTCGTGA
- the thiC gene encoding phosphomethylpyrimidine synthase ThiC, which yields MNLIKPLAAAPSVTQGPLPASRKVYKPGEIHPEIRVPMREIALHPTSGEPPVIVYDSSGPYTVENADIRIDAGLPRLRSDWVLKRGDVESYDGRAVKAEDNGFATGERLTPEFPIRHQPLKAKPGKAVTQLAYARAGIVTPEMEFIAIRENLGRKAAKEAFARDGESFGASVPDFVTPEFVRQEVASGRAIIPANINHPEAEPMIIGRNFLVKINANIGNSAVTSSMAEEVEKMVWATRWGADTVMDLSTGRNIHNIREWIIRNSPVPIGTVPLYQALEKVNGIAEDLSWEVFRDTLIEQAEQGVDYFTIHAGVRLHYIPLTVDRVTGIVSRGGSIMAKWCLHHHRESFLYEHFEEICDICRAYDVSFSLGDGLRPGSIADANDRAQFAELETLGELTKIAWAKDCQVMIEGPGHVPMHKIKENMDKQLAVCGEAPFYTLGPLTTDIAPGYDHITSGIGAAMIGWFGTAMLCYVTPKEHLGLPDRNDVKTGVITYKIAAHAADLAKGHPAARTRDDALSRARFEFRWEDQFNLSLDPETARNFHDETLPKEAHKVAHFCSMCGPKFCSMRISHDIRAEAQKEGLEAMAARYRDGGDLYMPVDESNAAPAGE from the coding sequence ATGAATCTAATCAAGCCTCTCGCCGCGGCGCCCTCGGTCACGCAAGGACCGCTCCCGGCATCCCGCAAGGTCTACAAGCCGGGCGAGATCCACCCGGAGATCCGCGTGCCGATGCGCGAGATCGCCCTGCATCCGACCTCCGGCGAGCCGCCGGTGATTGTTTACGATTCCTCCGGCCCCTACACGGTCGAAAACGCCGATATCCGCATCGACGCGGGCCTGCCGCGCCTTCGCAGCGACTGGGTTCTCAAGCGCGGCGATGTCGAAAGCTACGACGGCCGTGCGGTGAAGGCCGAAGATAACGGCTTTGCGACCGGCGAAAGGCTGACGCCGGAATTCCCGATTCGTCACCAACCGCTCAAAGCGAAGCCGGGAAAAGCGGTAACTCAGCTCGCCTATGCCCGCGCCGGCATCGTCACGCCGGAGATGGAGTTCATCGCCATCCGCGAAAATCTCGGCCGGAAGGCCGCGAAGGAGGCGTTCGCCCGAGACGGCGAAAGCTTCGGTGCCTCGGTCCCCGATTTCGTGACGCCGGAATTCGTGCGACAGGAAGTGGCGAGCGGCCGCGCCATCATTCCGGCCAATATCAACCACCCGGAAGCCGAGCCGATGATCATCGGCCGCAACTTCCTGGTGAAGATCAACGCGAATATCGGCAATTCCGCCGTCACCTCATCGATGGCCGAGGAGGTCGAGAAGATGGTCTGGGCGACGCGCTGGGGCGCCGACACGGTCATGGACCTTTCCACCGGCCGCAACATTCACAACATCCGCGAATGGATCATCCGCAATTCGCCGGTACCGATCGGCACCGTGCCGCTCTACCAGGCGCTGGAAAAGGTAAACGGCATCGCCGAGGATCTTTCCTGGGAGGTCTTCCGCGACACGTTGATCGAGCAGGCGGAACAGGGCGTCGACTATTTCACCATCCATGCTGGGGTCAGGCTTCACTACATCCCGCTCACCGTGGATCGCGTCACGGGCATCGTTTCGCGCGGCGGCTCGATCATGGCGAAGTGGTGCCTGCATCACCACCGCGAGAGCTTCCTCTACGAGCATTTCGAGGAGATCTGCGACATCTGCCGCGCCTATGACGTTTCCTTCTCGCTCGGCGACGGCCTGCGTCCCGGCTCCATCGCCGACGCAAACGACCGGGCCCAGTTCGCCGAGCTCGAAACGCTCGGCGAACTGACGAAGATCGCCTGGGCCAAGGATTGCCAGGTGATGATCGAAGGGCCGGGCCATGTGCCCATGCACAAGATCAAGGAGAACATGGACAAGCAGCTCGCCGTCTGCGGAGAAGCGCCGTTCTATACGCTCGGGCCGCTCACCACCGATATCGCGCCCGGCTACGACCACATCACGTCAGGCATTGGCGCGGCGATGATCGGCTGGTTCGGCACCGCCATGCTTTGCTACGTGACGCCGAAGGAACATCTGGGCCTGCCCGACCGCAACGACGTCAAGACCGGCGTGATCACCTACAAGATCGCCGCCCATGCCGCCGATCTCGCCAAAGGACACCCGGCCGCCCGAACGCGCGACGACGCGTTATCGCGAGCCCGCTTCGAGTTCCGCTGGGAGGATCAGTTCAACCTCTCGCTCGACCCCGAGACCGCGCGCAATTTCCACGACGAGACCCTGCCCAAGGAGGCGCACAAGGTCGCGCATTTCTGCTCCATGTGCGGACCGAAATTCTGTTCGATGCGGATTTCCCACGATATCCGCGCCGAGGCGCAGAAGGAGGGCCTCGAGGCAATGGCCGCCAGATATCGCGACGGCGGCGACCTCTATATGCCGGTCGATGAAAGCAATGCCGCGCCCGCTGGAGAATGA